Below is a window of Musa acuminata AAA Group cultivar baxijiao unplaced genomic scaffold, Cavendish_Baxijiao_AAA HiC_scaffold_1139, whole genome shotgun sequence DNA.
GTAGCGCCGGGCCAGAACGCTTCCACGGCGGCGGCAATCGAGGCGGCGTGGTTCAAGTGTTTCTATGCTGAAAGCGAGAAGGAGCACAGCAAGCACGCCATCGCCGTGGCCGCGGCCACAGCTGCTGCGGCCGATGCAGCGGTGGCCATGGCGCGGCTCACCAGCCATGGAGCGGGCGCTCGCGATCAGCTGGCGGCGGTGAAGATCCAAACTGCATTCAGAGGCTTCTTGGTATCGGAAATCCTCACTAACTGTTGTTGAGATAGAGATGCATCTTTCCTGCTCCACGTAAATGTTCTTGAGTCGTTCGGTGTTTTAATGTTTTGAAGGCGAGGAAAGCACTCAGAGCTCTCAGAGCACTAGTCAAATTGCAAGCACTGGTTCGAGGATATCTTGTTCGCAAGCAAGCCGCCAAGACTCTTCACAGCATGCAAGCTCTGGTGAGAGCTCAGGCCACCGTCCGAGCTCAAAGAGCTCGAAACCTTCGACCGGAAATCCGCCATCGGAGATCCTTAGTATGTCGCGGTTCCAAAATGCACCTCAAATTCTCCTGAAGCGATCAGCACTCAGCGTTatcgttttgcttggtttcaggaGAGGTCGAAAGATCTCATGTCGTCGTTCCAGAGATGGAGGCTCCCGACAAGCCTCGATAGCACCATCATCGACAGGAGCCCAAAGATGGTCGAGATCGATGCGTCCTACCCGAAGAAGCTGAGTTCTTCTCGCCCGACTGCTGCCTCTTTCACAGATCCAGCGGACGACATACCTCTGCGTGGATTCTCCTCTCAGATTCCAGCACGAATCTCTGTACCCAGCCGGCGAAACTTCGAAGAGAACGACTGGTACTGCATCAACGGCGACAGGTGCCGGTGCTCAGTCACCGCACAGAGCACACCCAGATACGTGAATTTGTCCTGCGATGTAGCTGCGACTCCCGTGCTCCGGCAATCGTTGAGCGTATCGAACTCTCCCACCTACATGGCGAAGACGCAGTCATCCAAGGCAAAGCTAAGGTCACAGAGCGCCGCAAAGCAGCCGCCGGATCCGGCAGAGACGAGGAGGAGGCAGCCGTTGAGCGAGGTAAACGTGGAGGCCAGGGCTAATGTAGCTGGCATCGCAACGAAGAAACCACGCCCTCAAGCTCAAGAGGCTTTCAACTTCAAGAAAACAGTGATCGGGAGGCTCGATAGGTCCTCGGAGCTGATGACGAAGGAGGCAGACAGGGAGGCTTACTCCCACAGAAGGTGGTAATGCAATGGAGGAAACCCAGTGATTATTTTCTCCCCTCTGGTGATCTGTTCTGTTTTCCTGTTCGTGTGAGCATGTTGTATGAGATTCTTCATCGAATGGTGCGAAGTGGAGCTTCAGAACATTACTCGATTTGAATCTTTCAAGAGGTTTTAAGGATGTGTTGTTCTTGTTTTCAGTGCTCATCTCCCTGTTGCGTCCTGCACTGACAGGGATCCATGTTGATGATGCAGCTGCCAACCATGGGACCGATGGATATCCCACCACCCACTCTTCATTTAAATGGAGTTGACTGTCAGGCAGTGGACCCACTGCCGTGGCCAATCTTTGGCTGCCACATCATTGGTGGAGATCGAGAGTCCCTGTTTGCACCTGTTAACAGTGGTTGGCCGAGCATCATTTGAATAGGAACAGCTGACCATAGCTGGATCCGTATAATAACAGGAAATGATGCACTTCATCTCTAGATTGTTTTGTTGGTACACTTGTGTAGTATTATTATCTCTGTTCTGGATCTGAGTTCATGTATCCCCTATGGTTGATTCCTCGAACTCGATGGATCGATATGGAATCAACATCTATCTCTCTCCCTTGATTTCAGTGTGCTGCTCACCAATCATTTGGTTTTCATTTCGAACAATGTGTGTTTTGGAGGGTGACAAGAACAGCTTGAAGCATTCTTTGTACTGATGGGAGGAACTGATCACATCCAGTCCTCCTTCTAGTCATCTAATGATTCTATCATGTGCCTCATGTTATCAAGACCGACAAGAACACATATGACAAATCTCTGTGTCGGGGGTACGTCTTGAGCCATTCGTACTACATAGCAAGGGAAAACAACAAAGCTGGACGAATGAGAACAAGAGAGACTGACTTGCTTTATTCGTGATCATCATCAAAACTGTTTCGAATGTATTATTGTTCGTTCTATATTCGATAAGAAATTGCTGCATATTAGTCTTCATTTAGATGCATGTCATGCGTGTATAGATTGCCTCCTCACTCTCTCTGACATTCTAGCTATAGAATCCTATTCCATAA
It encodes the following:
- the LOC135671359 gene encoding protein IQ-domain 26-like — protein: MGRATRWLRNLWGGDKENKETKDCSSYGGEARTEKKRWSFRKSRTSGDVAPGQNASTAAAIEAAWFKCFYAESEKEHSKHAIAVAAATAAAADAAVAMARLTSHGAGARDQLAAVKIQTAFRGFLARKALRALRALVKLQALVRGYLVRKQAAKTLHSMQALVRAQATVRAQRARNLRPEIRHRRSLERSKDLMSSFQRWRLPTSLDSTIIDRSPKMVEIDASYPKKLSSSRPTAASFTDPADDIPLRGFSSQIPARISVPSRRNFEENDWYCINGDRCRCSVTAQSTPRYVNLSCDVAATPVLRQSLSVSNSPTYMAKTQSSKAKLRSQSAAKQPPDPAETRRRQPLSEVNVEARANVAGIATKKPRPQAQEAFNFKKTVIGRLDRSSELMTKEADREAYSHRRW